The window TCACCGTCTTCAATATGCAGTGACCCCGGTCCATGACAGACCTCGCATCCGTCATTTTCCATTTCAGGAGTCTGTTCAAAAGAGACAAAACCTCCCGGCTTCCCATAGCCTGTAGTATGACACTCATAGCATTCCTTGAGCTCATCAGGAGCAAGATCAGAAGCCATAAGTTTTATACCATGACTGGAATGGGCTTTTTTTGAAAACTTTGTATAATTGGAATATTCTTTTTCGTGACACTCGGCACACTTCTTTGACCCCACATAAGTAGCCGAGCTGGAGATACCGTAAGTACCCCACGCAAAAACAACTGTAGCCACTACGACACAAAAAATGGAAAACCTCGCAATTCCACTGTGCGGCATAACTATCACCCCTATCCTGAAACTGCTTGCAAAACTGATAGTTTTTCAAACAATCCATAGATTAAAACTAAAAAAACACCCTA of the Maridesulfovibrio bastinii DSM 16055 genome contains:
- a CDS encoding cytochrome c family protein — translated: MPHSGIARFSIFCVVVATVVFAWGTYGISSSATYVGSKKCAECHEKEYSNYTKFSKKAHSSHGIKLMASDLAPDELKECYECHTTGYGKPGGFVSFEQTPEMENDGCEVCHGPGSLHIEDGDPEFIKGELTQEDCYRCHTEDRIEEFNFRPMIFGGAH